In Acidovorax sp. 106, the following proteins share a genomic window:
- the atpB gene encoding F0F1 ATP synthase subunit A: protein MAAEAHAPTASEYIVHHLQHLQNINQTKIVDFTVINYDSIIVGLVLGVLTLLILWSAARKATSGVPGRFQAAVEMLVEMVDNQAKANIHNAESRKFIAPLGLTVFVWIFLMNFMDMLPVDLLPAIWAKIYGAAGHDPHHAYLRVVPTADLSTTLGLAFAILILRFWYSVKIKGAGGWAHELVSAPFGTSKNPIFALILGVVNLLMQVIEYVANTVSHGMRLFGNMYAGELVFMLIALMGGAAALSLSGVLLPVGHVIAGTIWTLFHILVISLQAFIFMMLALIYLGQAHNAH from the coding sequence ATGGCCGCAGAAGCGCACGCTCCGACTGCAAGTGAATACATCGTTCACCACCTGCAGCATCTTCAAAACATCAACCAGACCAAGATTGTTGACTTCACTGTCATCAACTATGACTCCATCATTGTGGGTTTGGTTCTGGGTGTCCTCACACTTTTGATTCTCTGGTCGGCTGCCCGCAAGGCGACCTCTGGCGTACCCGGTCGCTTCCAAGCGGCCGTGGAAATGCTGGTCGAGATGGTGGACAACCAGGCCAAGGCCAATATCCACAACGCCGAAAGCCGCAAGTTCATCGCCCCCCTGGGTCTCACGGTGTTCGTCTGGATCTTCTTGATGAACTTCATGGACATGTTGCCCGTGGATCTGCTGCCTGCCATCTGGGCCAAGATTTATGGTGCCGCAGGCCACGATCCACACCACGCTTATCTGCGTGTTGTGCCTACGGCCGACCTGTCGACCACTCTGGGCTTGGCGTTTGCCATCCTGATCCTGCGTTTCTGGTACAGCGTCAAGATCAAGGGCGCTGGCGGCTGGGCCCATGAACTCGTGTCGGCCCCGTTCGGCACCAGCAAGAATCCCATCTTCGCCCTGATTTTGGGCGTAGTGAACCTGTTGATGCAGGTGATCGAATATGTCGCCAACACCGTGTCCCATGGCATGCGGTTGTTTGGCAACATGTACGCTGGCGAACTGGTGTTCATGCTGATTGCCCTGATGGGTGGTGCGGCTGCACTGTCGCTGTCGGGTGTGCTGCTGCCTGTGGGCCACGTCATCGCTGGCACCATCTGGACGCTGTTCCACATTTTGGTGATCTCGCTGCAAGCCTTCATCTTCATGATGCTTGCGCTGATTTACCTCGGTCAGGCGCACAACGCGCACTAA
- the atpE gene encoding F0F1 ATP synthase subunit C — MENILGLVALACGLIVGLGAIGASIGIALMGGKFLESSARQPELINELQTKMFILAGLIDAAFLIGVAIALLFAFANPFVSTFLVNLPK, encoded by the coding sequence ATGGAAAACATTCTCGGTCTCGTCGCTCTGGCTTGTGGTCTGATCGTTGGTCTGGGCGCTATCGGCGCTTCCATCGGTATCGCACTGATGGGTGGCAAGTTCCTCGAATCGTCGGCACGTCAGCCTGAACTGATCAACGAACTGCAAACCAAGATGTTCATCTTGGCCGGTCTGATCGACGCTGCCTTCCTGATCGGCGTGGCTATCGCTCTGCTGTTCGCTTTCGCCAACCCCTTCGTCTCCACGTTCTTGGTCAACCTGCCCAAGTAA
- a CDS encoding F0F1 ATP synthase subunit B, protein MSINATLFIQAIVFLILVWFTMKFVWPPIAKALDERAQKIAEGLAAADRAKSELTAANQRVEKELSQARNETASRLADADRRAQAIVEEAKARATEEGNKIVASARAEAEQQTVQAREALREQVAALAVKGAEQILRKEVNAGVHADLLNRLKTEL, encoded by the coding sequence GTGAGTATCAACGCGACCCTGTTCATTCAGGCCATCGTCTTCTTGATCTTGGTATGGTTCACGATGAAATTCGTGTGGCCTCCGATCGCGAAGGCGTTGGATGAACGAGCCCAGAAAATCGCCGAAGGCCTCGCTGCTGCCGATCGTGCCAAGTCCGAACTGACCGCTGCCAACCAGCGCGTCGAGAAGGAACTGTCACAGGCACGCAACGAAACGGCCTCGCGTCTTGCGGACGCCGACCGCCGTGCCCAGGCCATCGTCGAAGAAGCCAAGGCACGCGCTACGGAGGAAGGCAACAAGATCGTTGCATCCGCACGTGCAGAAGCCGAACAGCAAACGGTGCAAGCCCGCGAAGCCCTGCGTGAGCAGGTGGCCGCGCTGGCCGTCAAGGGTGCAGAGCAGATTCTCCGCAAGGAAGTCAATGCCGGCGTTCACGCCGACCTGCTCAACCGCCTGAAGACCGAGCTGTAA
- a CDS encoding F0F1 ATP synthase subunit delta produces MAELATIARPYAEALFKAATAGAGVDLVSTADWVDELAAIAANPQLRQLADNPKVTADQVFAVVTGVARSALSDAAKNFLRTVIDNGRLEALPEVAVQFRALVNGRTGSSDAVVHSAFPMDAAALADVSAALEKRFGRKLNLTAQLDASLIGGIRVVVGDEVLDTSVKARLEQMKAALTA; encoded by the coding sequence ATGGCTGAACTCGCCACCATTGCCCGCCCTTACGCCGAAGCCCTGTTCAAGGCCGCTACTGCGGGTGCGGGCGTGGACCTGGTCAGCACTGCTGACTGGGTCGATGAACTGGCGGCTATTGCCGCCAACCCCCAGTTGCGCCAGCTGGCCGACAACCCCAAGGTGACGGCAGACCAGGTGTTTGCTGTCGTCACGGGTGTTGCGCGTTCGGCGCTGTCCGATGCGGCCAAGAACTTCCTGCGCACGGTCATCGACAACGGGCGCCTTGAAGCGCTGCCTGAAGTCGCCGTGCAATTCCGTGCCCTCGTGAATGGCCGCACAGGCTCTTCTGATGCTGTGGTGCACAGCGCTTTCCCCATGGATGCTGCAGCCCTGGCCGACGTCAGCGCAGCCCTGGAAAAGCGCTTTGGCCGCAAGCTCAATCTCACCGCTCAGCTGGATGCGTCCCTGATCGGTGGCATTCGCGTAGTGGTGGGTGACGAGGTGCTGGACACTTCGGTCAAGGCCCGTCTTGAACAAATGAAAGCGGCCCTCACCGCGTAA